In the Bacillota bacterium genome, ATCCACAAAGGACTTCTCCCCAGCCCAGTAGAACCCCAAAAGCACCACAGTGGTATGTTCGCTCTTTCCCAACGGGAGAACCAACCCGTAACGCTCCGCCTTCCCACCGGGCCCAGCTTTTGTCAGCTTCCGGGCATAGAGCTTGAGCTCATCCCAGGTCTGCGGGGGACGATCTAACCCGGCCTCCCTGAATAGGTCTTTCCTGTACCAGAGCATAGAATTGAAGGCGGTCTCGGGGACGATCCCATGGATTTTTCCATTATAGGTCGCAAAAAACGGTGCGTAATAGTCTTCCTTGAGATCCTTGGGGATCAAGTCATCCAGGGGTTGGGTATAACCGTTGGCCGCAAACTCTGCGATCCAAAATCCATCCAGGGTAATAACATCCGGCTGAGTGCCCTGCCGGCACTGTAAGAGGTATTTGCTCCTGCCTTCAGTGTCCCCCGTGATGAGATCTAGCTTAACATCGACGTTGGGGTGGGTTTCCTTAAACTTTGGAAGTATCTCGGTCTGGAACACCCCGGGCTGTCCTGCCTGGGTTGTCATCCACCATGGAGGAACTACCACCTTCAAAACTATCTTCTCGGCAGCCATTGCGGTTGGCGCCACCAGAACGAGCACCAGAAGGATCATAAGGGCTTTTTTAAGCATCCCGTTTCCCTCCATTTTCGCAAATTTTTCGCAAATTGTTCTTCGCTTTCCAAAGAACCATCCTGCCTGAACCTACACCACACCTCTACTCCGCACCTCTTTGCTTCCATCACTTCCACCCATGAGGGGAATACCCCACCCCAGCATATCCAACCGGTGCGATTCCCCGGCATGGTAGACTACATATCCCCCCCTTCCCCTCTCTCTTCCAGGACGTTCTTGACACGTCACGTGACACGTCACACAGCGTAAGCCTCGCGCCTCCCCTCCCCTGATGGTACATCTCTGGCCATGTTGCTCCATGTTGTGGCACTGCTCACTGCTGTGGAACCGTTATGGCACACTGTTACCGTTCACCGTCATATATGCGATCTTCTCATATGGCTCCCAGACCTCTGGTTCTTCTCTTTGGGGCGCATCGATCGAGAGCTCCAGCGTTACAATCGCCGCAGGACCTGCTTTGAATCTCACCTCGTGGCCGTCGATAACAGGTAGATCCCCGGTCGGCACAGGCTCCTCGGCCAGGTTGGCGAGCCGGGCACTGCGCACCTGGGGCTGGACCCGGATCCTACCCTCAACCTCCTCGCCCCCAAGGTTGTATACCCGGATCACGAGGGCGCTTTTATCTTCGGCGCGTTTCAGGGCGCTGAGTACGAGGTGCGCAGGCTCTATACTGATGAAGCTACTCACGGGTGGGCCAGCCGGGCCCGCCAAACAGGCAGGCGCAGGGCCGCCCGAAGCTAATGTGCCTTCTGGCGCGCCAGCAGCCGCGCCAGCAGCTGTAACCTCCCCGCATCCAGTCACCCCGGCGACCCAAGATGACCGGGAGTGATATAGCCGGGATTGAGGCCATACCTGCCGTGCGAGAAGGGGAACATTATGGGCAAATGCCTGAATGTATGAGAGCTCCGTCCGCCAAGTCCCCTGGTGGGGTATTATGGAATAGGCGAAGCTGTGCCTCCCGAGGCATTGCCCCCCGGGGGCGTGGAATCTGTAGCCGTCGCGGCCCTTCCGCGTCAGGAGATCGAACCGGGCTATACGGTCCACGCAGCGCAGGAGTGTAAGGGCTATTGTACCCTGCCCATCATCTTTGACCTCGTACTCGGTCAGGCCCGCAGCAGCTATAGTCAGACCGCGCTCCCCATCGCTCACATCCACAAATTCCCGGAAAGGATGGGTCGGCGTGGGATTTTCGACCCAACCACCCGCGGGCGGGAGCTTCACAGGGCGAGCCACCACATCGAACGGGCTCCCGGCATATGAATGGCTTGAGGAAATACCTGAGGGGAAGAGCACCCTGAGGCGGTGATCCCGCACCCTATTGTCAAACTCCGTGACTACGTTCAGCCTCCGCGACCTCGCCGTCAGGGTTACATAGGAGACGACATCACAGGCTACCATATTCTCGCTCCTGGACCGCCGGTCATGAGTAAGACCTTCAGGCAGCTTCAAGACCCCTGCGATCTTGAAGGTAACCTTAACTGGCCCATTCTCTACGAGCGCAATCACCGGCTTCTCGCCCATGCCGAAAAATACAGTATCATGCAGCGGGTATGAGTAGGTGTATTCATCCCCGGCATCCCCGCTATCCTCGAACATATTACAGCGGCTGTACCGGGCCCCCGTGCTCTTGTCCGTTACCACAAGGCTCCCATCCTCTGAGATCTCCACCTTGAGAAACTCATTTTCGGCCCAATTTGGCCCCGAGGATAGGCCATAGCTGCCAACGGCACCCCGGTGGGCACCCTGGGGCGTAACCGCATATATCTTGTACCCGCAGGCGGGGACGTCCTCCGCTAGAAAGGAGAATGTCAGGCGCCGGATCTTCTCAACTCTCGGGCGCGCCCACGGATTCACGACCAATCTCTCGGTATCCTCCACGCTCATGACCTGACACGGCAACACCCTGCCCTCCGGGTCCCTGACCGCTGGCGAGTCCACCTCCCCGTTCCATGGTATGTCGACGGATGCGGTAACTACATCGGTGCGCTTCCACCCCAGGGCGTTGTAGATAAAGAGTCCAACCTCATCTCCGGCCTTGACAGGGCTCTCCACCGTGGCAGATATGGTATCCACGCAGCGCTCGACTATTTCCTCTCCCATCTCCCTCGCCCAGGCAAAACGCGTCATCATCTGTTCGTGGACAGGGTCGACGCTGCACCCGCATATACTATCATGAGGGTGGTTCTGAAGCAGGTATTCCCATGCCTTCCAGAGATGAGCCCTGGGGTAACACCCCGTCTTGCTCCACATAATGGCCGCCATGGGCTCGGCCCACCTTTCCATGAGCCTCTCGACCTCGAAATTAACCTGTTTCAGGTACATTCTCGTCGAGATGGTCCCCGCCAGGATATTCATAAACTGGTTATCCCGCAGTTCGCCTTTGAATGTATCCAGGGATGGGCCTGCCTCCCTCACCTTCTGGATGTATTCAATAAGGCTCGAGTGTTTAAATTCCATGTCGGGGAACAGCTCCGCCGCCGTCGCCAGAATGCTGGAGAGATCGGGCTGGGGCTCCAGGTGGTCACACCCGTTCATCAAGAGAAGATTCTGGGTCGAGGCATGCTTAATGAGGAGGTCCAGAATGGGCCTGAGCCGGGCGCGAAGCTTCTCAGGATCGGCCGGGAGGTCCGCGCCATAGCAGTAGCCACCTTCATCAGGCATGTGTATGGTCAGCACCCTGGAACCATCGGGCGCCTCCCAGTAAAACTCCGACTTGATATCCCCCCCTATGCCGCGCCAGAGGAGGGCTGTATCCAGCCCGAAACCTGCGAAGACCTGGGGCAATTGGGAGATATGGCCGAAGCAATCAGGCACATAGCCCACCTTCATGGTCTGCCCGAACTCCCTTGAAACCCTATGGCCGAGGAGGAGGTTACGAATTGTTGCCTCGCCGCTCACGAGGAACTCATCGGGCAATATATACCAGGGGCCTACAAGTATGCGCCCCTCCTGGATATACTTCTTGAGCACATCTCTCTTCTCGGGCCTCAGCTCGAGATAGTCCTGCAATACTATGGTTTGCCCATCGAGATGAAAGTGTGTGTAGTTTTGATCCTTATCGAGGATATCCAGCAGGTGATCAATTAAATCCACAAGCCTGAACCTGAAGAGCTGAAATGGAAGATACCATTCACGGTCCCAGTGGGTGTGCGAAATCGTGTGGACTTCATATCGCTTGCCCATAATTGTTCTCCTCTCATCCCGGGTGTGATGCGATCTTCAACTCATTACCAAATTGATCATCATCATCATTATCATTGATCATCATCCGACCGCTTTTTTAACTAAGCCAGCAGCTGCGTTCGAAGCCGTATTACACCCGCAGGACTCGCGGAGCATAAGCTTGTAAGGGATTCTCACCACAATATCGGAGTCGTTTCC is a window encoding:
- a CDS encoding ABC transporter substrate-binding protein; the protein is MLKKALMILLVLVLVAPTAMAAEKIVLKVVVPPWWMTTQAGQPGVFQTEILPKFKETHPNVDVKLDLITGDTEGRSKYLLQCRQGTQPDVITLDGFWIAEFAANGYTQPLDDLIPKDLKEDYYAPFFATYNGKIHGIVPETAFNSMLWYRKDLFREAGLDRPPQTWDELKLYARKLTKAGPGGKAERYGLVLPLGKSEHTTVVLLGFYWAGEKSFVDDNNMPVYNNQTSRDLFNLLASMYRHDKSIPSEAINMIYDDAEKFFDMGKAAMMFHGSWLTASIEAHAPDLKGKIGLAPNPIYPRTGKRAVNAGGWGIAITGKDPRKYQAAWDLINMVAGKGEFHVRRMLEMGYFPVQKSLAADSRFAKTEWDKIILSQLPYANTRPTVAIYPEASLEWVQALQEVLMGRKDAEKALEDAVARVVKFGKDAGYIK